The genomic region CGTGCGGTGTAGGTTTGGGCTCCTGGTTTTGTGTAAGTAGTGAACCCCCGAGCGCGTTACCACGACGTTACTAAAGGCTTGGATAGTCGTTAGCGAGCCGGATGTGGCCTCGTCCACGACGCCGCGGCCGGGCCGTTGCTTGCTCTCAAACCTTCCCCGACTGGTGGCAATGATGGTGGTCGCGGCAGTCGACCCCCACGGACGCGTTCAGGGCACAGACGTCGCGGTCGATCGCCTTCGTCTGGTCCCCCCGGCCAATCAGGCGGTGACTGAGGCCGCCAGAACCTGTCGCAGCAGGACAAGGGCCTCTGCGGTTGGATGGCCCTCGATGCCCGAGAACGTGACCGATACGCTGTAGACGGCGGGGACGGGTAAGGCATAACCGAGGGGGCTGCTGCGCACCAATTCCCTCGCCGTCGCATCCGCGGGGAAGAGGAACTCTAGATCCTCGTTGAGGCTGCCGAACGGCCGGAGCCGCTGACATGTAGGCGTATCTTGTCAAGAGGGCAACGGTGATCGGTCCAGGGCTGGTTAGTCCTGGACCGCTCTTTTCATATCCGTTCTTCGGCGTCGTCCCAGGTGGCTGTCGCGTCGTGTTCGACGAGGGAGCGCTGTCATGCTGACCCTTCTATGGGTGGTGTCAAGCCATGAGTGTGGTGAGTTTGCGGTAGATCTGCCGTGCGATGATCCGCTTGAGGCAGCGGCGGATTTCCCGGCGTGTTTTGCCTTCCTGGGTGCGTCGGTCAAGATAAGCGCGGGTGGCGGCATCGGAGGCCATGCGGGTGCGGGCGATGATGTCCAGGGCCTGGTTCAGTTGCCTGTCGCCGTGCCGGTTGAGACGATGTCTGGTGGTGTTGCCGGAGGATGCCGGTATTGGGCTCACACCGGCGAGGGCGGCAAAGGCGGCCTCGGAACGGATGCGGCCAGGGTGGGAGTATGCGGTCAGGATGATCGCGCCGGTGACCGGTCCAAGACCCCGGAGATCCTGGAGGCCGGGGGCCATCCGATCCACGAGCTGCGCCAGGTCAGCCCGGTTGGTCTCCAGCGCGCTGGTGTGCCGGAGTACCGCGGTAGCGAGGCGTCTGGCCTCGGATCGGGCAACCTTTGTGCTGATGCCGTCTGTTGGGCGGTCACGCCAGGCCGCGATCGTGTGGAGTTGTCGGTCCGTGATGGGCTTGCGGGCATCGATGCCCAGGTCCGTGGTGCGGGCCAGTGCGGTCAGGGCATGACGGTCGGCGGTGCGCTGACCGTCCATGGACCGCCGGGCGGCCAACAGGACCCGCAGGGCGTCCCGTGCCCCTTCTGCCCGCGGCTGGATCAGGGCTGCGGTGTCGGTTCCGAGCACGGCCCGGGCCGCCGCGCGGGCGTCGATCGCATCGGACTTGCCGATGGCGCCACGGTCTTGCCGCTTCGGCGGTCTGGCCTCACACACGGGAAGGCCGGCGGCGCGGAGGGCGCGGGTCAGGCCTGCCCCGTAGGAGCCGGTGCCTTCAACCGAAACCAGTACTTCCCCGGTTGTTCGGCGCTGCATCCAGCTGATGGCGCGGGAAATGCCGGCCTGACTGGCCGGGAAGGTCGAGGTGTCGATGACCTGACCGGTTGCCGAGGCCAAAATGGCGTAGGTGTGGGTTCTCGAGTGGGTGTCCACCCCGATGACGTGCGTGTACTTCTCTGCCACGATGGTCACTGTGGCGTCTCCTTTCGGTAGGGGCCATCACGGCGCCGGTCCGGGGAAGAGTCACTTCGAGGCAAATCTCTAACGAGTCACGGCCGGCCGGTCACGGCGGGGACGGACAACCTTCTATCAAGCCATCGCAGTGGGCCAGACTGGTGCCGCTCCAGCCGGGCGGACGGGTCAGTCTCAAGACACTGCAAAGCGAACAGGTCAGATATGCGCTGAGTCACACCCGGCAGGAATGGCAGCCAGTCTGCCAGCCAGCCTCGGGTCGGCTACTAACCATTAGAGATATGCGCGGGTTGATTCCCGCAGGAGGAGGTGTTCGGCTGGTCGGGCGCCACCGGTTGATGGTCGGTTGTCCATAGCGGCGCCACGGGGGCTACTGTTCGTGCAGGAACTCCTCGGCCAAGCCGAACACCAGCTCGGGCGCACCTGCCAACTTGCTGGCAGACGCTGCCCGTAGTCGGCCGCCGTCGGTGCCTGCTTCGGCGAGCAGTTCACTTCCTCTGCCGTTAGGCCTTTCCTCCTCTGAAGCCTAAGGAATGGCCACTGCGGCTTCAGCCGATGGCATCATCACGGCGTTGTCTTGTCGGCGAGGGCTGTTTGCGGCGATGGAGGTCTCCCGGCAGAGCGACCCCAAACCTATTGCGAGATTCCCTTCAATCTCATCGCCTGCGCATTTTGGGACGAAGAATGTGTCCGCCATTCGCGTCTTCGGCGGCTACTCAACCATCTACACGGGGCCGAAGGTCCAATTCAGATGCGTGCCAGGAGCTTTGCCTTCTCTGCTGCCGCCCTTGCGTCGAGTTTTCCGGTGTGAGGACCGCACCAACATGGCTTGATCCCGGTAACACCGCAGTAACGATCACTGATTACGATGCATCTCGATGCCGTAAGAATAATGGTCGTCCTTCATCGTCGTATTCAAGAGCAAGAAGATTCAGCCCATCTGAGTCCCTGGTGTCCACGATTGGAGTAAGAACGTGAGTGATCAGGGAACGAGCGACCCGGCGAGAACAGGAAATCGAGAGGGCGCCCCGAGTCAACAATCTTCGGACAGGTTTTGGCCCTGGAACGATAAAATCGCCATCCTTCTCGTTCCGATTCTCCTCCTTGCACTCTTCAGTGGGCTGGCCATTATGCGTGCGTTGACCGGAATGCCCAGTGCACAGAATGAGGGCTCCGTACTGCTCGCCCTTGCAGTGTTCAGCATTTTGCCTCTTATCCTTTTGATCACCCAGAGACTCGCAGCAGAAGGCGGAAGCGTCGAGTTGGCAAGCCTCAGACTTTCCTTCGCCAGCGCATCGCAAGACGCCGCGACCTCAATGCGCACGACGACGTTAACCGAGAACCTGGGAGTGGCAGAAGGTGACGCGATGGCGCAGACGTCGCTGCGCAGCGTATTACGTGCTCTCCGGACAGCGCACGAGAGCGAGGTGACAGTGGTAGATCTCCGTCGAGGCAGCACGTGGTGGGAGACCCGACTCTTCATCTTGATCGCCGGTGCGGCCCGGCGGGACCGCCCCCTTGCCCTCGCCTTCATTGGCGAGTCGAACGGTCGAGACCATGTATTCCTTGGCTGGGCAGCACCCTCCCAATTGCTTGACATGCACCTAGCTGCAAGCCCTGGATTGAAGGAAGCATATGCACGAGCACTTGCCAGTACCATGCAATGGCAGATCGGTGAACCCATAGGTCGGTTGCAGGGGCAAGTCCCGCAGGTGGTTCTGCCTTGGGACAAGACCGTCTTCTCCCTGCCGTATCTTGCTGACGACGTGCCAGATCCAGCCTTTGCCATGGAACTGTTCTTACAAGAAGAGCTCAACAAGCAAGCGTTGGCGAATCCGGCCGAGCCCGTCTATGTGAATATCCAGCGGTTGCGTGAGCTTTATGAGCCGGTACTTGTCACTGACTTCGTTGACCTTCACGCCGATGACGGCGACTGGGCGCGAGTGTTGGCCTCAAGCTCACGCCGTTTCTTTGCCCTCACGGCAGGAGGAAAGTTCGTGGCCCTCCTTGCACGTGATTCGCTCATGAGCGCCTTGGTTGCACGTATCGTGCTTTCTCGAAATGATGCAGAAAAGCAGGGACATGTTCGGCCCAAAAAGGCTCGTGTCAACCCGAGCCGCAAATGAGCAATGCTGAGTGGGTAAGGGAGCTTCCTGGCAGG from Arthrobacter sp. NicSoilB8 harbors:
- a CDS encoding IS110 family transposase, which gives rise to MTIVAEKYTHVIGVDTHSRTHTYAILASATGQVIDTSTFPASQAGISRAISWMQRRTTGEVLVSVEGTGSYGAGLTRALRAAGLPVCEARPPKRQDRGAIGKSDAIDARAAARAVLGTDTAALIQPRAEGARDALRVLLAARRSMDGQRTADRHALTALARTTDLGIDARKPITDRQLHTIAAWRDRPTDGISTKVARSEARRLATAVLRHTSALETNRADLAQLVDRMAPGLQDLRGLGPVTGAIILTAYSHPGRIRSEAAFAALAGVSPIPASSGNTTRHRLNRHGDRQLNQALDIIARTRMASDAATRAYLDRRTQEGKTRREIRRCLKRIIARQIYRKLTTLMA